Genomic DNA from Patescibacteria group bacterium:
AGCTAAAAGCCCTTTCTTTTTAAAGGCCGCGTTTTTAGCCAGTTGTTTTTTATAGGAAAAGCCGTATTTGGCCGGATGCTCATAGCAGGCGGTATCAATATAATTTACGCCGTATTTTAGGCAGGCGTCCATCATTACCAGGTTATCGTAAGGATGACCCCAATTGATTACCAGTTCGGGCTTTATCTTTTTTAGTAAGCCGTAGAATGTTTTAGGGCTACTAACATTAGCAACGTGGAGGCGTAAGTTTACTTTTCCTTTAGTTTTCTTTTTTATCGAATCGCTTACCGCCTTCATTTTTTTTTCGGTCCGGCTGACAACATGAATCTCGGAAAAAATATCCGGCTGCTGGCTCATCTTATGGAGCCCGACCGAGCCCACGTTTCCGCAGCCGATGACTAAAATTTTAGCCATAGATTTTTATTTAGAATAATTTTTAAAAATTATCTAAGATAAGCTAAGGTTTCTATAAAAATTTTACTATGCTAGGTTTTATATGTCAATCAAATTTATACTTGCTTTTTCTTTTAGAAGATTATATGGTATTTAGCTAATATTGTTAATTATCTGAAAGGTGATAGAATTAATAACGAGGCAATAATCCAATAAATGCGACTATGAAGAAAAAAATAGTAACTATCGCGGCTATTCAAACGGCCGTGTCCCGCGATAAAAATGCCAACCTGGAAAAAACAATCAGGATGGTTAAGGGAGCGGCGAAAAAGGGCGCGAAAATTATTTGCTTGCAAGAACTATTCAGCTCGATTTATTTTCCCCAGGAGAAAAAGGCCGCTTATGAAAAATATTCGGATACCATTCCCGGCGAGCTGACCAAGCGTTTTAGCGAACTGGCTCGCAAGCTGGGAGTCGTTATAATTCTGCCTCTTTTTGAAAAAGCTAAAGACGGGCATTATTATAACTCGGTCGTGGTAATTAATGAAAAAGGGAAATTATTAGATACTTACCGGAAGATCCATATTCCATATGATGAAAGGTATTATGAAAAGAATTACTTTAAAGAAGGGAATAAGGGCTACAGAATTTATAAAACCAAGTACGCTGATTTCGCGGTTTTAATCTGCTATGACCAATGGTTTCCCGAAGCGGCAAGAATGGCGGCTTTAGGCGGCGCGGAAATTATATTTTACCCGACGGCGATCGGAACAATAATCGGCGATAAAGACAATTATGGCGACTGGCATAACGCCTGGGAAACAGTGCAAAGGGGGCATGCGATAGCGAATAGCGTGAATGTCGTAGCCGTAAACCGGGTCGGACGGGAAGATAAGATAAATTTCTGGGGCCAGTCTTTCGTCGCTGACGCTTTTGGAAAGATTATAAAAAAAGCGAGTGCTAAAAAAGACGAGACAATAATCGCCAAACTGGATCTTGGCTTAAATAACCATATCCGAAAAGAATGGGGCTTTTTTACCAATCGTCGGCCAGATACCTATAAACTGGGTTCTAAAAAATAAAATGCCTGATATAAAAGATACGCCGAAAAATTTAGGCTATAGAATGCCGGCCGAATGGGAGCGGCATTCTTCGGTTTGGCTTTCCTGGCCTTATGACCGTGAATCTTTTCCGGGTGAGGTTTTAGATAAGACCGAAGAAACTTATTGTGAAATTATTTCCAATCTGACCGACAGCGAAAAGGTTGAATTATTGGTAACCGGAGAAGAAATGAAAGACCGGGCAATAGTTAAATTAAAAGCGTATAACGTGGATTTTAATAATGTAAATATCCAAGTCGCCGATTACGCTGACGTCTGGTTCCGGGATTTTGGGCCGTCGTTTATTGTTAATGATAAGACCAAGGAAATGGCCATGGTCAATTGGGACTATAATGCCTATAACCGCTGGCCGGAACTTTTAAAGGACGATAAAATATCGGCTTGGATGAATGAAAAGCTGGGCCTGCCATGTTTTAAGCCGGGAATTGTTTTAGAAGGCGGAGCGATTGAAGTAAACGGCAAAGGTACGCTTTTAACCACCGAGCAATGCGCTTTAAATGAAAACCGCAATAAGGGAATGACTAAGGAAAAAATGGAACAAATTTTTAGCGATTATCTAGGGGTTGCCAACATCATCTGGCTAAAAAAAGGTTTAACTAACGATCATACCGACGGCCACATCGACAATATTGCCCGGTTCGTTAATCCAACGACCATTGTTTATGCCTGGACGGACGATGAGTCATCGGCCGATTACGCAAATCTTAAAGAAAACCTGGAGATTTTGGAAAAGGCCAAGGGTCAAGACGGCCGGAGCTTTAATCTAATTAAAATGCCTTTGGCGCCGGTTAAAAACGTTGAAGGCTGTAATGTTTCCAGCTTAAATTTTTATATCGCTAACAAAGTTGTCTTAGTCCCGGTTTTCGGCCATAATAATGATAAGGTGGCTTTGGCGATTATCGGGGAGGCTTTTCCGGGCAGAAAAGTAGCCGGCATTAATTGCGCTGACCTTATTTACGGCGGCGGCACAATCCACTGCGCGACCCGCGAACAGCCCGGCTAAAAATCAAAAGTAATTTTAAAATAAAAACATTCATTTATGTGGCTTGTTATCGCTGTTAGCGCCTATTTTATTAA
This window encodes:
- a CDS encoding agmatine deiminase family protein; translated protein: MPDIKDTPKNLGYRMPAEWERHSSVWLSWPYDRESFPGEVLDKTEETYCEIISNLTDSEKVELLVTGEEMKDRAIVKLKAYNVDFNNVNIQVADYADVWFRDFGPSFIVNDKTKEMAMVNWDYNAYNRWPELLKDDKISAWMNEKLGLPCFKPGIVLEGGAIEVNGKGTLLTTEQCALNENRNKGMTKEKMEQIFSDYLGVANIIWLKKGLTNDHTDGHIDNIARFVNPTTIVYAWTDDESSADYANLKENLEILEKAKGQDGRSFNLIKMPLAPVKNVEGCNVSSLNFYIANKVVLVPVFGHNNDKVALAIIGEAFPGRKVAGINCADLIYGGGTIHCATREQPG
- a CDS encoding carbon-nitrogen hydrolase, which translates into the protein MKKKIVTIAAIQTAVSRDKNANLEKTIRMVKGAAKKGAKIICLQELFSSIYFPQEKKAAYEKYSDTIPGELTKRFSELARKLGVVIILPLFEKAKDGHYYNSVVVINEKGKLLDTYRKIHIPYDERYYEKNYFKEGNKGYRIYKTKYADFAVLICYDQWFPEAARMAALGGAEIIFYPTAIGTIIGDKDNYGDWHNAWETVQRGHAIANSVNVVAVNRVGREDKINFWGQSFVADAFGKIIKKASAKKDETIIAKLDLGLNNHIRKEWGFFTNRRPDTYKLGSKK